One Nicotiana tomentosiformis chromosome 4, ASM39032v3, whole genome shotgun sequence genomic window carries:
- the LOC104091979 gene encoding uncharacterized protein, producing the protein MDPCPFVRLSVCNLALKVPVASKPAHSVVHPSSSPCYCKIKLKNFPLQTAVVPCIFPESQFPDAQVQSHAASFHLNKCDLEKLVAKSLFGGGKLFLKISIYTGRRGSTCGVNSGRLLGKVDVPLDLAGTESRSVLFHNGWIVIGKEAKNSSAQFHLSVKAEPDPRFVFQFDGEPECSPQVFQIQGTIRQPVFTCKFSFRTTGDRNQRSRSLPLEHSSSRNWLSSFGSERERPGKERKGWSITVHDLSGSPVAAASMVTPFVASPGSDRVSRSNPGSWLILRPGDGTWKPWGRLEAWRERGSADSLGYRFELIPDSAATGIVLAESTLSCSKAGKFVIDLGTSVSTNGKLTPGNSTSPACSPRGSGDFGYGLWPYCMYRGFVMSASVEGECSKPTVEVSVQHVNCTEDAAAYVALSAAVDLSIDACRLFSQKLRKELCPSQDLLS; encoded by the exons ATGGATCCGTGTCCTTTTGTGCGACTCAGTGTGTGTAATTTGGCGTTAAAAGTTCCGGTTGCTTCAAAGCCGGCTCATTCCGTCGTGCACCCGTCGTCGTCGCCGTGCTATTGTAAAATCAAGCTGAAGAATTTTCCTCTACAGACGGCAGTTGTGCCGTGCATTTTTCCGGAGAGTCAATTTCCGGACGCTCAGGTACAAAGCCACGCAGCGAGTTTTCACCTTAACAAGTGCGATCTCGAGAAGCTCGTTGCAAAGTCTCTCTTCGGCGGTGGGAAGTTGTTCCTGAAAATCTCAATCTACACAGGCCGGCGAGGGTCGACCTGTGGTGTGAACTCCGGGAGGTTGCTAGGGAAGGTTGACGTGCCTTTGGATCTTGCGGGAACGGAGTCTAGGTCAGTATTGTTCCATAATGGCTGGATAGTTATCGGAAAAGAAGCAAAGAATTCAAGTGCGCAATTTCATTTGAGTGTTAAGGCGGAACCCGACCCGAGATTCGTGTTTCAGTTCGACGGAGAACCGGAATGCAGTCCTCAAGTGTTTCAAATTCAAGGAACCATTCGTCAACCGGTTTTCACATGCAAGTTCAGTTTTCGAACCACCGGCGACCGCAATCAGAGGTCCAG GTCTTTACCGTTGGAGCATAGTAGTTCTCGAAATTGGTTGAGTTCGTTCGGAAGTGAAAGGGAGCGACCAGGGAAGGAGCGAAAGGGTTGGTCAATCACGGTCCACGATCTCTCCGGTTCACCAGTTGCAGCTGCGTCAATGGTTACACCATTTGTTGCTTCTCCCGGTTCAGACAGGGTAAGCCGGTCCAACCCTGGCTCATGGCTAATTCTCCGGCCAGGTGACGGAACTTGGAAACCATGGGGCAGGCTCGAGGCCTGGCGTGAACGTGGTTCAGCAGACAGCCTTGGCTACCGGTTTGAGCTTATCCCTGACTCAGCCGCAACTGGAATAGTATTAGCCGAGTCCACACTGAGCTGTAGTAAAGCCGGAAAATTCGTGATAGACCTCGGAACCAGCGTTTCAACCAATGGGAAATTGACACCTGGTAACTCCACGTCACCGGCGTGTAGTCCTAGAGGTAGTGGTGACTTTGGGTACGGACTGTGGCCATATTGCATGTACCGAGGGTTTGTGATGTCGGCTAGCGTGGAAGGTGAATGCAGTAAACCCACGGTGGAAGTTAGTGTGCAGCACGTGAATTGCACGGAGGATGCAGCGGCATACGTGGCTTTGTCAGCTGCCGTTGATCTCAGCATTGATGCTTGCAGGCTTTTCTCTCAAAAGCTTCGCAAAGAATTATGCCCTTCTCAGGATTTACTCTCCTGA